The proteins below come from a single Acidobacteriota bacterium genomic window:
- a CDS encoding tetratricopeptide repeat protein, with amino-acid sequence MRKTLVFLLSALVLLPVAIDAEEAKNAKAQVDFGIAVAQKGLWKEALYRWQKAVELDPGYAAAWNNLAIAYEQAGNFAEARKAYEKALALDSKNLFIKQNYELFKEINDRANRPPAR; translated from the coding sequence ATGAGGAAGACGCTGGTATTTCTGCTCTCGGCGTTGGTTCTTCTCCCGGTGGCGATCGACGCCGAAGAGGCGAAGAACGCCAAGGCGCAGGTGGACTTCGGGATCGCCGTCGCGCAGAAGGGACTCTGGAAAGAGGCGCTCTATCGCTGGCAGAAGGCGGTGGAGCTCGATCCCGGCTACGCGGCCGCGTGGAACAACCTCGCGATTGCCTACGAGCAGGCGGGCAATTTCGCTGAAGCGCGCAAGGCGTACGAGAAGGCGCTCGCGCTTGATTCGAAGAACCTGTTCATCAAGCAGAACTACGAGCTGTTCAAAGAAATCAATGACCGCGCGAACCGTCCGCCTGCTCGCTAG